A single genomic interval of Deltaproteobacteria bacterium harbors:
- the carA gene encoding glutamine-hydrolyzing carbamoyl-phosphate synthase small subunit — protein MPEKQAILALADGTVFRGAAFGFEGESGGEVVFNTGMAGYQEVLTDPSYRGQIVTMTYPEIGNTGINPEDVESTRPWVEGFIVREAWRLPSNWRHVETLDGYLRRYHICGISGIDTRALTRLLRDGGSQMGVISSVDLDGKRVARKARELPPIVGRDLVKEVTSEAEAHWDTGDWDLEKGYLPASEYRNRVGKIPRIVAIDYGIKQNILRMLVSHGFDVTVVPADATAEAILAKKPDGVFLSNGPGDPEGVPYAIETVRKMLGKIPMFGICLGHQIMGLALGGKTFKLKFGHHGCNQPVSDLATGRVEITSQNHNFSVDPDSLGGRAKITHINLNDRTVEGLSIPSLRCFSVQYHPEASPGPHDSRYLFTRFYRFLAGEEDL, from the coding sequence ATGCCTGAGAAGCAGGCGATCCTCGCGCTGGCCGACGGCACCGTGTTCCGGGGGGCGGCCTTCGGATTCGAGGGGGAGAGCGGAGGCGAGGTGGTCTTCAACACCGGGATGGCGGGGTACCAGGAGGTGCTCACCGATCCGTCGTACCGGGGCCAGATCGTCACCATGACATACCCGGAAATCGGAAACACAGGGATCAACCCCGAAGACGTCGAGTCGACAAGGCCGTGGGTGGAGGGGTTCATCGTACGTGAGGCGTGGCGGCTGCCGTCGAACTGGCGGCACGTGGAGACCCTGGACGGCTACCTGCGCCGGTACCATATCTGCGGAATTTCCGGAATCGATACGAGGGCGCTTACGCGGCTGCTTCGGGACGGCGGCTCGCAGATGGGGGTCATTTCCTCGGTCGATCTCGACGGGAAACGTGTCGCAAGGAAGGCGAGGGAGCTGCCTCCCATCGTGGGGCGCGACCTGGTCAAGGAGGTGACCTCGGAAGCGGAAGCCCACTGGGACACCGGTGATTGGGACCTCGAAAAAGGATACCTGCCCGCATCGGAATACCGGAACCGGGTCGGCAAGATCCCGCGTATCGTGGCGATCGATTACGGGATCAAGCAGAACATACTGCGAATGCTGGTGTCTCACGGGTTCGACGTGACGGTCGTTCCCGCGGACGCGACCGCGGAAGCGATACTGGCGAAGAAACCGGACGGCGTCTTCCTGTCGAACGGGCCGGGGGATCCGGAGGGCGTTCCATATGCCATCGAGACGGTTCGTAAAATGTTAGGCAAGATCCCCATGTTCGGCATCTGCCTGGGGCACCAGATCATGGGGCTCGCGCTCGGGGGGAAGACCTTCAAGCTCAAGTTCGGCCACCACGGCTGCAATCAGCCGGTATCGGACCTTGCGACCGGGCGGGTGGAGATCACAAGCCAGAACCACAATTTCTCCGTTGACCCCGATTCCCTCGGCGGACGCGCGAAGATCACGCACATCAACCTGAACGACCGGACGGTCGAGGGGCTATCCATCCCGTCCCTGCGGTGCTTCTCGGTCCAATACCATCCCGAGGCGTCCCCCGGGCCGCACGACTCCCGCTACCTGTTCACCCGTTTCTACCGCTTCCTCGCGGGGGAAGAAGACCTTTGA
- a CDS encoding radical SAM protein — translation MLRECRLCPRYCGVNRLEGETGYCGAGGGAKVAAVSVHHGEEPPISGTRGSGTVFFSHCNMACLFCQNFPISQMGVGKDLSAEDLGDRLLELEKKGVHNVNFVTPTPHVPQMIAALEHAREKGFALPVVYNTNGYDSMETLSLLDGIVDIYLPDMKYGEGELSGKLSGTPDYAEHNSAAIEEMFRQVGPFSKGRDGIASRGVLVRHLVLPGKAEETGRVLSSLRRKYGRRVPLSLMGQYFPAYRAMGKPGFDRKLLPEEYDSTILTAKRMGLTNVYIQEL, via the coding sequence ATGCTGCGGGAGTGTCGCCTTTGCCCGAGGTATTGCGGCGTGAACCGGCTCGAAGGGGAGACGGGGTACTGCGGCGCCGGCGGCGGAGCGAAGGTGGCCGCGGTCTCCGTGCACCACGGCGAGGAGCCGCCGATCTCCGGCACGCGGGGGTCGGGAACCGTCTTCTTCAGCCATTGCAACATGGCGTGCCTCTTCTGCCAGAATTTCCCGATCAGCCAGATGGGAGTCGGGAAGGATCTTTCCGCCGAAGATCTCGGAGACAGGCTTCTGGAACTGGAAAAGAAAGGGGTCCATAACGTCAACTTCGTCACCCCCACGCCGCATGTCCCGCAGATGATCGCGGCACTCGAGCACGCGCGCGAGAAGGGATTCGCACTTCCGGTGGTCTACAACACGAACGGATACGATTCGATGGAGACCCTCTCGCTGCTTGACGGGATCGTGGACATCTACCTGCCCGACATGAAATACGGCGAGGGGGAGTTGTCCGGGAAACTGTCCGGGACGCCCGACTACGCGGAGCACAATTCCGCGGCCATCGAAGAGATGTTCCGGCAGGTCGGGCCGTTTTCTAAGGGGAGGGACGGGATCGCCAGCCGGGGCGTTCTGGTCCGCCACCTGGTCCTCCCGGGAAAAGCCGAAGAAACCGGGAGAGTGCTCTCCTCCCTGCGCCGGAAATACGGCAGGCGCGTTCCCCTGTCGCTTATGGGGCAATATTTTCCGGCATACAGGGCGATGGGGAAGCCGGGATTCGACCGCAAGCTGCTGCCCGAGGAGTACGATAGCACCATCCTCACGGCGAAACGGATGGGGCTCACCAACGTGTACATCCAGGAGCTATAG
- the carB gene encoding carbamoyl-phosphate synthase large subunit: MPKRTDIRKIMLIGSGPIIIGQACEFDYSGTQACKALKEEGYEVVLVNSNPATIMTDMEFADRTYIEPITPEMVGKIIERERPDALLPTIGGQTGLNIAVSLHEMGILQKYGVELIGASFEAIQKAEDRDLFRKAMEKLGLVVPRSGYVKSLDEALAAIPSIGYPAIIRPSFTLGGTGAGIAYNREEYEESVRWALDASPKKTALVEQSVIGWKEFELEVMRDLKDNVVIICSIENLDPMGVHTGDSITVAPAQTLTDKEYQIMRNAALAIIREIGVDTGGSNIQFAVHPDTGEMVIIEMNPRVSRSSALASKATGFPIAKIAAKLAVGYSLDEIPNDITRETPASFEPTIDYVVTKIPRFTFEKFPQTQDILGTQMKSVGEVMAIGRTFKESLQKALRSLEIGIYGLEEILPAAATPEARRKTIDGKLRKPNSQRLLYIGEAIRDGWKIEDIYRVTGIDVWFLENIRQIVESEGELRAGAEAYRAVAGSGSLSRKAEELLRRAKGNGFSDRRLGKLLGIGEDAVRGIRGRAGIHPVFKRVDTCGGEFEAQTPYLYSSYDLEDEARPTTRRKIVILGGGPNRIGQGIEFDYCCVHGSFALREEGFETIMVNCNPETVSTDYDTSDRLYFEPLTKEDVLAIIEEEKPEGIIVQFGGQTPLKLAVPLEKEGVRILGTSPDSIDRAEDRERFMDLLDKLKLRQPPNGIARSTEEAVAIAARIAYPVLLRPSYVLGGRAMEIVHDEEGLRKYLAHAVQASEERPVLIDKFLEDAIEIDVDAISDGETVVIGGIMEHIEEAGVHSGDSACSLPPHSIPRETAREIARQARELAKELRVVGLMNVQFAIQKGEIFILEVNPRASRTIPFVSKAIGVPLAKLAAKVMAGKKLTDLGFTADVTPAHISVKEAVFPFIKFPDVDTILGPEMRSTGEVMGIDENFGKAFAKAQIAAGMMLPRGGRAFVSVRNEDKAGVLPAARMLHEAGFRIVATSGTAEFLSASGVPSETVLKINEGRPHVADLIKNGEIDLVINTPLGAQSKADSFYIRRTALVYNIPYFTTLSAARAVAHAISHLIREDLSVKSLQEYHGR, encoded by the coding sequence GTGCCGAAACGAACCGACATCAGGAAGATCATGCTGATCGGATCCGGGCCGATCATAATCGGGCAGGCGTGCGAGTTCGACTATTCCGGTACGCAGGCGTGCAAGGCGCTCAAGGAAGAGGGGTACGAGGTCGTCCTGGTGAACAGCAACCCGGCGACGATCATGACCGACATGGAGTTCGCCGACCGCACCTACATCGAGCCGATCACTCCTGAGATGGTGGGGAAAATCATCGAACGGGAAAGGCCGGACGCCCTCCTTCCGACGATAGGCGGGCAAACGGGGCTGAACATCGCCGTCTCGCTCCACGAGATGGGGATCCTGCAGAAATACGGCGTCGAGCTGATCGGTGCGAGCTTCGAGGCGATCCAGAAGGCGGAAGACAGGGATCTCTTCCGGAAGGCGATGGAGAAGCTGGGACTGGTCGTCCCGCGTTCCGGTTACGTGAAATCGCTGGACGAGGCGCTCGCCGCCATCCCGTCCATAGGGTATCCGGCGATCATACGGCCTTCGTTCACCCTCGGGGGGACGGGCGCCGGCATCGCCTACAACCGGGAGGAATACGAGGAATCCGTCCGCTGGGCGCTGGACGCATCGCCGAAAAAGACAGCGCTCGTCGAGCAGTCGGTGATCGGATGGAAGGAGTTCGAGCTCGAGGTGATGCGCGACCTGAAGGACAACGTCGTCATCATCTGCTCGATAGAGAACCTGGACCCGATGGGTGTGCACACCGGGGATTCCATCACGGTAGCCCCTGCGCAGACGCTGACCGACAAGGAATACCAGATAATGCGGAACGCCGCCCTTGCGATCATACGCGAGATCGGCGTGGATACCGGGGGGAGCAACATCCAGTTCGCCGTCCATCCCGACACCGGGGAGATGGTTATCATCGAGATGAATCCGCGCGTCTCCCGCTCTTCGGCGCTTGCCTCGAAGGCGACAGGGTTCCCCATCGCCAAGATCGCCGCGAAACTCGCGGTCGGGTATTCGCTCGACGAGATCCCCAACGACATCACCCGTGAGACTCCCGCGTCGTTCGAGCCGACGATCGATTACGTGGTGACGAAGATCCCGCGGTTCACGTTCGAGAAGTTCCCGCAGACACAGGACATCCTGGGGACGCAAATGAAATCGGTGGGCGAGGTGATGGCGATCGGCCGCACCTTCAAGGAGTCGCTCCAGAAGGCGCTCCGATCCCTCGAAATCGGTATTTACGGGCTGGAGGAAATCCTCCCCGCGGCGGCGACGCCTGAAGCGAGACGAAAGACCATCGACGGAAAGCTCAGGAAGCCGAATTCCCAGCGGCTGCTCTACATCGGCGAAGCCATAAGGGACGGATGGAAAATAGAGGATATCTACCGGGTCACGGGGATCGACGTCTGGTTCCTCGAAAACATAAGGCAGATCGTCGAATCGGAGGGGGAGCTGCGGGCAGGCGCGGAAGCGTACCGGGCGGTCGCCGGAAGCGGGTCGCTCTCGCGGAAAGCGGAGGAGCTTCTCCGGCGCGCGAAGGGAAACGGGTTTTCCGACCGGCGGCTGGGAAAGCTTCTGGGGATCGGTGAGGACGCGGTGCGGGGGATCCGCGGCCGAGCGGGCATTCACCCCGTGTTCAAGCGGGTCGACACCTGCGGTGGGGAATTCGAGGCCCAAACCCCATACCTTTATTCCTCCTACGACCTGGAAGACGAAGCGCGGCCCACCACGCGGCGGAAGATCGTCATCCTCGGAGGAGGCCCGAACCGGATCGGGCAGGGCATCGAATTCGACTACTGCTGCGTGCACGGCTCCTTCGCGCTCCGCGAAGAAGGCTTCGAAACGATCATGGTGAACTGCAACCCGGAAACGGTCTCCACCGACTACGATACCTCCGACCGTCTCTACTTCGAGCCTCTTACCAAGGAAGACGTGCTTGCGATCATCGAGGAGGAGAAGCCGGAAGGGATCATCGTCCAGTTCGGCGGCCAGACTCCCCTGAAGCTTGCCGTGCCGCTCGAAAAGGAAGGCGTGCGGATCCTCGGGACCTCCCCCGACAGCATAGACCGTGCGGAGGACAGGGAACGGTTCATGGACCTTCTCGACAAGCTCAAGCTGAGACAGCCTCCCAACGGAATAGCCCGCTCCACGGAGGAAGCCGTGGCGATCGCGGCGCGGATCGCCTATCCGGTTCTGCTGCGGCCGTCGTATGTCCTCGGCGGCAGGGCGATGGAGATAGTGCACGACGAGGAGGGATTGCGGAAATACCTGGCCCACGCGGTCCAGGCGTCGGAGGAACGGCCTGTTCTCATCGACAAGTTCCTCGAAGACGCGATCGAGATCGACGTCGACGCCATCTCCGACGGGGAAACCGTCGTCATAGGCGGCATCATGGAGCACATAGAAGAGGCGGGGGTCCACTCGGGCGACTCGGCCTGCTCGCTTCCGCCGCATTCCATCCCGCGGGAGACGGCACGCGAAATCGCGCGCCAGGCGAGGGAACTGGCGAAGGAGCTTCGGGTCGTGGGGCTTATGAACGTGCAGTTCGCGATCCAGAAGGGGGAAATTTTCATACTCGAAGTCAATCCGCGCGCGTCCCGGACCATTCCCTTCGTCAGCAAGGCTATCGGCGTTCCCCTGGCGAAGCTGGCGGCGAAAGTGATGGCCGGGAAAAAATTGACGGACCTGGGATTCACGGCGGACGTCACGCCGGCGCACATAAGCGTCAAGGAGGCGGTCTTCCCGTTCATCAAGTTCCCCGACGTGGACACGATCCTGGGCCCCGAGATGCGGTCCACGGGAGAGGTGATGGGGATCGACGAGAACTTCGGAAAGGCGTTCGCCAAGGCGCAGATCGCGGCGGGAATGATGCTCCCGAGGGGTGGCAGGGCGTTCGTAAGCGTAAGGAACGAGGACAAGGCGGGAGTGCTGCCGGCGGCGCGCATGCTTCACGAGGCGGGATTCAGGATCGTGGCGACGAGCGGCACGGCGGAGTTCCTATCCGCCAGCGGAGTCCCGTCGGAAACGGTGCTCAAGATCAACGAGGGGCGTCCCCACGTAGCGGACCTCATCAAGAACGGGGAGATCGACCTCGTCATAAACACCCCGCTCGGCGCCCAATCCAAGGCGGATTCCTTCTATATCCGGCGGACGGCGCTCGTATATAACATCCCGTACTTCACCACGCTATCGGCGGCGAGGGCCGTGGCTCACGCGATTTCCCACCTGATCCGCGAAGACCTCTCCGTGAAAAGCCTGCAAGAGTACCACGGACGCTGA
- the recG gene encoding ATP-dependent DNA helicase RecG: MTDAPAIQFVKGVGPKIAEKLAARGIRTPYDALHFFPKGYEDRRHILPLRALKPGMTAPVKGTVVGVHGVQRGFAGPRLLEVTISDGTGRLSAKWFHFHPSLKERFREGEVVVLCGTVRSFQFHPEMHHPEILGTAEEHDPVHIGRIVPVYPEIEGVPPRILRRIQWEVVSHHASSVKEYFPRWILDEAGVPPIHESLTTLHFPPPAADATALLSFSSPAQQRLIFGELFYIQWSLARRRAGIMKEAATPLHWDKEIVEEIKRRLPFALTGAQRRVVNEILKDIAYPHPMHRLLQGDVGSGKTIVAWIAALVAWRKNAQAAVMAPTEILAEQHYRRFVALCEGLPVRVVLLTAVLKGKKKAALLQEIREGKAHIVIGTHAIIQEGVEFDRLGLGIVDEQHRFGVLQRAALRGKAKTAPHLLVMTATPIPRTLAMTLYGDLDISVIDEMPPGRKAIATKIVREGERKAAWARVRKELAEGGRVYIVLPLVEESEKLTLRDATKTAERVRDAFPEIGVGLLHGRMKAEEKDSVMRRFQNGEIRILVSTTVVEVGIDVPEATVMMIEHSERFGLSQLHQLRGRVGRGTRPSVCLLFVEGPQGEDAVARLSVMEKTNDGFRIAEEDLKIRGPGDFAGVRQSGIPDLVFSDIVRDAKMLSRSREIANDLLVRDPGLAQPEHAALSRWIAMKEASLPTIG; the protein is encoded by the coding sequence ATGACGGACGCCCCCGCCATCCAGTTCGTCAAGGGGGTAGGCCCGAAGATCGCCGAGAAGCTGGCCGCCCGTGGAATCCGCACACCGTACGACGCCCTGCATTTTTTCCCGAAGGGATACGAGGACCGGCGGCATATCTTGCCGCTGAGGGCGCTCAAGCCCGGGATGACGGCGCCGGTTAAAGGGACCGTCGTCGGCGTGCACGGCGTGCAACGGGGATTCGCGGGACCGCGCCTCCTGGAAGTGACGATCTCCGACGGCACGGGACGTCTTTCGGCCAAGTGGTTCCATTTCCATCCGTCGCTCAAAGAAAGGTTCCGCGAGGGAGAGGTCGTGGTCCTCTGCGGCACGGTGCGCTCCTTCCAATTCCACCCCGAGATGCACCACCCGGAAATCCTGGGGACGGCGGAGGAGCACGACCCGGTTCACATCGGCCGGATAGTCCCGGTCTATCCGGAGATCGAGGGAGTGCCGCCCCGCATCCTGCGCCGTATCCAGTGGGAAGTCGTTTCGCATCACGCTTCCTCCGTGAAGGAGTATTTCCCGCGGTGGATCCTCGATGAGGCGGGCGTTCCGCCGATCCACGAATCGCTGACGACCCTCCATTTCCCCCCCCCGGCGGCCGACGCCACTGCGCTGCTTTCCTTCTCCTCCCCCGCCCAACAGCGACTCATTTTCGGAGAGCTGTTCTACATCCAGTGGTCGCTCGCCCGGCGGCGGGCGGGCATTATGAAGGAGGCGGCTACCCCCCTCCACTGGGACAAGGAGATCGTGGAGGAGATCAAGCGTCGGCTTCCTTTCGCGCTCACAGGAGCCCAGCGCAGGGTGGTGAACGAGATCCTGAAGGACATCGCGTACCCGCATCCCATGCACCGGCTGCTCCAGGGCGATGTGGGGAGCGGGAAGACAATCGTCGCATGGATCGCGGCGCTGGTGGCTTGGCGGAAAAACGCGCAGGCCGCCGTCATGGCCCCTACCGAGATCCTGGCCGAACAGCATTACAGGCGGTTCGTCGCGCTGTGCGAGGGGCTGCCGGTGCGTGTGGTCCTCCTTACGGCGGTGCTCAAGGGCAAGAAGAAAGCGGCACTGCTGCAGGAGATCCGGGAGGGGAAGGCGCACATCGTCATCGGCACGCACGCGATCATCCAGGAAGGCGTCGAGTTCGATCGGCTGGGGCTGGGCATCGTGGACGAGCAGCACCGGTTCGGCGTCCTTCAGCGGGCGGCACTGCGCGGGAAAGCGAAAACCGCGCCGCACCTCCTCGTCATGACCGCCACGCCGATCCCCCGGACACTTGCGATGACTCTCTACGGGGACCTCGACATCTCAGTGATCGACGAGATGCCCCCCGGACGGAAGGCGATCGCAACGAAGATCGTGCGCGAGGGGGAGAGAAAAGCGGCCTGGGCCAGGGTGCGGAAGGAGTTGGCAGAGGGAGGACGCGTCTACATCGTCCTGCCGCTGGTGGAGGAATCGGAGAAATTGACCTTGCGGGACGCGACGAAAACAGCGGAACGGGTCCGGGACGCCTTCCCGGAGATCGGCGTGGGACTTCTGCACGGACGGATGAAGGCGGAGGAGAAGGACTCGGTGATGCGTCGATTCCAGAACGGGGAGATCCGGATTCTCGTTTCCACCACCGTCGTCGAGGTGGGGATCGACGTTCCCGAAGCCACCGTGATGATGATCGAACACTCCGAGCGGTTCGGGCTCTCCCAGCTTCACCAGCTCCGAGGCAGGGTGGGACGGGGGACCCGGCCGTCCGTATGCCTCCTCTTCGTCGAAGGACCGCAAGGAGAGGATGCGGTCGCACGCCTCTCGGTGATGGAAAAAACGAACGACGGGTTCCGGATCGCGGAGGAGGACCTGAAGATCCGGGGACCGGGCGACTTCGCCGGCGTCCGGCAGTCCGGCATCCCCGATCTTGTCTTCTCCGATATCGTTCGTGACGCGAAGATGTTATCCCGCTCCCGGGAGATCGCGAACGACCTGCTCGTGCGCGACCCGGGCCTTGCCCAACCCGAACACGCCGCCCTTTCCCGCTGGATCGCGATGAAGGAAGCCTCCTTGCCGACAATCGGTTGA
- a CDS encoding aminotransferase class I/II-fold pyridoxal phosphate-dependent enzyme, translating into MEEFPRIKRLPPYVFAVVTELKSKMRHAGEDVIDLGMGNPDLPTPKAIVDKLIEAARNPRNHRYSLSRGIPKLRQAICNWYKRKYDVELDPTTEAIATIGAKEGLSHLVMAIMGPGDIALVPNPTYPIHAYSVIIAGADVRSISLTSGEGDFLDRVQRAMKTIWPKPKVMIISFPHNPTTEVVDLAFFKRVVAYAKEHDILVIHDLAYADLVFDGYKAPSILQVPGAKDVAVELYSMSKGYSMPGWRVGFVVGNKRMINALTRLKSYLDYGMFQAIQIAATVALNGPHRVVDEAVEVYRKRRDCLVDGFARIGWEFPRPQGTMFVWAPVPEAYSSIGSLEFSKLLLTKAKVAVSPGVGFGEHGEGFVRFALVENEHRIRQAIRGVKPLLQSPVHVKVKTR; encoded by the coding sequence ATGGAAGAATTCCCACGGATAAAGCGTCTGCCGCCGTACGTGTTCGCGGTGGTGACGGAGCTGAAGTCGAAAATGCGGCATGCGGGGGAGGACGTGATCGACCTCGGGATGGGAAATCCCGACCTGCCGACCCCGAAGGCCATCGTCGACAAGCTGATCGAGGCCGCGAGAAATCCCCGCAACCACCGGTACTCCCTGTCTCGCGGAATCCCGAAACTGCGGCAGGCGATCTGCAACTGGTACAAGCGTAAGTACGACGTAGAGCTCGACCCGACCACAGAGGCGATCGCGACGATCGGAGCCAAGGAAGGGCTGTCACATCTCGTCATGGCGATCATGGGGCCGGGTGACATCGCGCTGGTGCCCAACCCCACTTATCCGATCCACGCATACTCGGTGATAATCGCCGGTGCGGATGTCCGTTCCATCTCTCTCACAAGCGGCGAAGGCGACTTCCTTGACCGCGTCCAGCGCGCCATGAAAACCATCTGGCCAAAGCCCAAGGTGATGATCATCTCCTTCCCTCATAATCCGACTACCGAGGTGGTCGACCTTGCGTTCTTCAAGCGCGTCGTGGCGTACGCGAAGGAGCACGACATCCTCGTGATCCACGATCTTGCATACGCCGACCTGGTGTTCGACGGGTACAAGGCTCCCTCCATCCTCCAGGTGCCCGGCGCCAAAGACGTGGCGGTGGAGCTGTACTCGATGTCCAAGGGATATTCCATGCCGGGATGGCGGGTCGGGTTCGTGGTCGGAAACAAGCGGATGATAAATGCGCTCACGAGGCTGAAGAGCTACCTCGATTACGGCATGTTCCAGGCGATCCAGATCGCGGCGACTGTCGCGCTGAACGGCCCCCACCGGGTAGTCGACGAGGCGGTGGAAGTTTACCGGAAGCGGCGCGACTGCCTTGTGGACGGTTTCGCACGCATCGGATGGGAATTCCCCAGGCCCCAGGGGACGATGTTCGTCTGGGCGCCGGTGCCGGAAGCATACTCTTCTATCGGCTCGCTGGAATTTTCCAAGCTGCTCCTGACGAAGGCGAAGGTCGCCGTGTCCCCCGGAGTAGGGTTCGGCGAGCACGGGGAAGGGTTCGTACGGTTCGCGCTCGTGGAGAACGAGCACCGCATCAGGCAGGCGATCCGTGGCGTGAAACCCTTGCTCCAATCGCCCGTTCACGTGAAGGTCAAGACAAGATGA
- a CDS encoding homoserine dehydrogenase, which translates to MSEALKEIGVGIVGFGTVGTGAVKLLLENAELLRRRVGIPLKIRGIADLDTVRDRGLKLPEGILTDDGFRLIRDPEVRIVVELIGGTGAAKDLVLEALRLGKPVVTANKALLAEHGPEICRAAVAGGADLGFEASVGGGIPIIRAMREGLAANRIREIFGIINGTCNYILSRMSNEGKEFADVLAEAQRTGLAEADPSFDVDGIDSAHKLAILVWLATGMYVSPKEIFVEGIRDVSAVDIAFAREFGFTIKLLAIAKEKGDGVEVRVHPTMIPSDHLLATVAGANNAIYVKGDFVGPTLFYGQGAGMNPTASAVVSDIVEIARNLRGGGTGRIPPSGFFLHDPGEKAAVSPFSGVRSEYYLRFKVVDKPGVLSKIAGVLGNHSISISSVIQKGRKEESAVPIFIVTHHAKESDMRAALAETDMLPVVLDRTRMIRIENNL; encoded by the coding sequence ATGAGCGAAGCCTTAAAGGAAATCGGCGTCGGCATCGTGGGATTCGGCACCGTCGGCACGGGGGCGGTGAAGCTTCTGCTCGAAAACGCCGAACTGCTGCGCAGGCGCGTCGGGATCCCGTTGAAGATCCGTGGAATCGCCGACCTCGATACCGTTCGCGACCGGGGATTGAAGCTGCCGGAAGGCATCCTCACCGACGACGGGTTCCGGCTTATACGGGATCCGGAAGTCCGGATAGTGGTGGAGTTGATCGGCGGCACGGGCGCCGCGAAGGACCTGGTGCTCGAAGCGCTGCGGCTCGGAAAGCCCGTAGTCACCGCGAACAAGGCGCTGCTCGCCGAGCACGGACCGGAGATCTGCCGTGCGGCCGTCGCAGGCGGGGCGGACCTCGGATTCGAGGCGAGCGTGGGGGGCGGAATCCCCATCATCAGGGCCATGCGGGAAGGGCTAGCCGCCAACCGGATCCGCGAGATCTTCGGGATCATAAACGGAACCTGCAATTACATACTCAGCCGGATGTCGAACGAAGGCAAGGAATTCGCCGATGTGCTGGCGGAGGCGCAGCGTACCGGGCTGGCGGAAGCGGACCCTTCCTTCGACGTGGACGGCATCGATTCCGCGCACAAACTGGCGATCCTCGTATGGCTGGCCACCGGCATGTACGTATCACCGAAGGAGATCTTCGTGGAGGGGATCCGCGACGTCTCGGCAGTGGACATCGCCTTCGCCCGGGAGTTCGGTTTCACGATAAAGTTGCTGGCGATCGCCAAGGAGAAGGGCGACGGGGTCGAGGTCCGCGTCCACCCGACGATGATCCCGTCGGATCACCTGCTGGCGACGGTCGCGGGCGCGAACAACGCGATATACGTGAAAGGAGACTTCGTGGGCCCCACCCTGTTCTATGGGCAAGGTGCGGGCATGAATCCCACCGCATCGGCGGTGGTGAGCGATATCGTGGAAATCGCGCGCAATCTGCGCGGGGGCGGGACGGGCAGGATCCCCCCGAGCGGTTTCTTTCTGCACGACCCGGGCGAAAAGGCGGCGGTTTCCCCCTTCTCCGGCGTGCGCTCGGAATACTACCTGCGGTTCAAGGTCGTGGACAAGCCCGGCGTCCTGTCGAAAATCGCAGGCGTGCTCGGAAACCATTCCATCAGCATCTCCTCCGTCATCCAGAAGGGACGGAAGGAAGAGAGCGCAGTGCCTATTTTCATCGTGACGCACCACGCTAAAGAAAGCGACATGCGCGCGGCGCTCGCGGAAACGGACATGCTTCCCGTCGTCCTCGACCGCACCCGCATGATCCGGATCGAAAACAACCTGTAA